The Sesamum indicum cultivar Zhongzhi No. 13 linkage group LG6, S_indicum_v1.0, whole genome shotgun sequence genome has a segment encoding these proteins:
- the LOC105165744 gene encoding thioredoxin H-type gives MATSDSEGQVIGCHTVEAWSEQLQKGNDSKKLIVVDFTASWCGPCRFIAPFFAELAKKLPNVTFLKVDVDELKTVASDWAVEAMPTFIFLKEGKILDRVVGAKKEELQQTLAKHMGSVTA, from the exons atggCGACGTCGGACTCTGAAGGACAAGTGATTGGTTGCCACACCGTTGAAGCCTGGAGCGAGCAGCTTCAGAAGGGAAATGATAGCAAGAAGCtg ATAGTTGTGGATTTCACTGCTTCCTGGTGCGGACCCTGTCGTTTCATTGCTCCATTTTTCGCCGAGTTGGCTAAGAAATTGCCTAACGTGACATTCTTGAAGGTGGACGTGGATGAGTTGAAG ACGGTTGCTAGTGACTGGGCAGTGGAGGCAATGCCAACCTTCATTTTCCTCAAAGAAGGGAAAATCTTGGACAGGGTTGTTGGAGCGAAGAAAGAAGAGCTGCAGCAGACTCTTGCTAAGCACATGGGCTCAGTTACTGCCTAG
- the LOC105165745 gene encoding beta-galactosidase 3 encodes MKMSSISRLGFWVCMVVVVLGCGVVECSVTYDRKALIINGQRRILISGSIHYPRSTPEMWEDLINKAKEGGLDVIDTYVFWNVHEPSPGNYNFEGRYDLVKFVKTIQKAGLYAHLRIGPYVCAEWNFGGLPVWLKFVPGISFRTDNEPFKMAMKRFTKKIVNMMKTENLYESQGGPIILSQIENEYGPQANLLGAPGRQYVTWAANMAVGLDTGVPWVMCKEDDAPDPVINTCNGFYCDAFSPNKPYKPMIWTEAWTGWFTEFGGPVHQRPVEDLAFSVARFLQKGGSFVNYYMYHGGTNFGRSAGGPFITTSYDYDAPVDEYGLIRQPKYGHMKELHKAVKLCERALVSADPTVTSLGSLQEAYVYSSESGDCAAFLSNYDTNTTAGVMFNNMHYSLPPWSISILPDCKNVVFNTAKVGGQTSQMEMRPTDTEIFSWETYNEDLSSSDDSSTFSTLGLLEQINVTRDSSDYLWYTTSVDISPSESFLRGGELPTLIVQSSGHALHVFVNGELSGSAFGTMEKRRFTFTGKVNLRSGSNKISLLSVAVGLPYIGGHFETWNTGILGPVALRGLDQGKWDLSWAKWTYQVGLKGEAMNLVSPSSVSSVDWTKGSLVAQKQQPLAWHKAYFSAPDGDEPLALDMSSMGKGQLWVNGQSLGRYWTAYAAGDCSGCSYTGIFKPQKCQVGCGQPTQRWYHLPRSWLKPTQNLLVLFEEIGGDPTRIILVKRSVTSVCADVAEYHPNIKNWQVESYGKMEEFRKPRVHLHCGPGQSISSIKFASFGTPLGTCGSFQQGTCHAPTSYTVLAKKCIGQQRCSVTISNRNFGRDPCPNISKRLSVEAICAPLD; translated from the exons ATGAAAATGAGTTCAATTTCAAGGTTGGGTTTTTGGGTGTgcatggtggtggtggttctTGGATGTGGGGTGGTGGAGTGTAGTGTCACTTATGACAGAAAGGCCCTAATCATCAATGGGCAAAGAAGAATTCTCATTTCTGGTTCCATACATTACCCCAGAAGCACTCCTGAG ATGTGGGAAGATCTGATAAACAAGGCTAAAGAAGGAGGTCTGGATGTGATTGACACCTATGTGTTTTGGAATGTTCATGAGCCCTCTCCTGGCAAC TATAATTTTGAAGGGAGATACGATTTGGTGAAGTTTGTGAAGACAATTCAGAAAGCAGGGCTGTATGCTCATCTCCGGATTGGACCTTATGTTTGTGCAGAGTGGAACTTTGG GGGATTACCTGTTTGGTTGAAATTTGTACCAGGGATTAGCTTCAGGACAGATAATGAGCCGTTCAAG ATGGCTATGAAAAGATTCACCAAGAAAATTGTCAATATGATGAAGACCGAAAATCTGTATGAATCTCAGGGTGGCCCCATTATACTTTCCCAG ATTGAGAATGAATACGGTCCACAAGCAAACTTACTTGGTGCTCCTGGCCGTCAATATGTGACTTGGGCTGCAAACATGGCTGTTGGACTAGATACTGGGGTTCCATGGGTGATGTGCAAGGAAGACGACGCCCCAGATCCTGTG ATTAACACATGCAACGGCTTCTATTGTGATGCTTTCTCCCCAAACAAACCTTACAAACCGATGATCTGGACTGAGGCTTGGACTGGCTG GTTTACAGAATTTGGTGGTCCGGTTCACCAGAGGCCGGTCGAGGATTTGGCATTTTCTGTAGCTAGATTCCTACAAAAGGGAGGCTCGTTTGTTAACTACTACATG TATCATGGAGGCACAAACTTCGGCCGTTCTGCTGGGGGCCCTTTCATCACTACAAGTTATGATTATGACGCTCCAGTTGATGAATATG GTTTGATACGACAGCCTAAATACGGTCATATGAAAGAGCTTCATAAAGCTGTTAAACTATGCGAGAGAGCTCTGGTTTCAGCAGATCCCACCGTGACTTCATTAGGAAGCCTTCAAGAG GCTTACGTGTACTCTTCAGAATCAGGAGATTGTGCggcatttctttcaaattatgaTACTAACACTACAGCAGGAGTCATGTTCAATAACATGCATTATAGCCTGCCTCCTTGGTCTATAAGCATCCTTCCGGACTGCAAGAATGTAGTCTTCAATACAGCCAAA GTTGGAGGTCAGACGTCGCAGATGGAAATGCGACCTACTGATACTGAAATATTCTCATGGGAAACATATAATGAAGATTTATCTTCTTCAGATGACAGCTCAACATTCTCTACACTCGGTCTCTTGGAACAGATAAATGTCACGAGAGATTCTAGTGATTATCTTTGGTACACAACTAG TGTTGACATTAGTCCATCAGAGTCTTTCTTGCGAGGTGGGGAGCTCCCAACTCTTATTGTTCAGTCAAGTGGACACGCTTTGCATGTCTTTGTGAATGGAGAACTTTCTG GTTCTGCTTTTGGGACGATGGAGAAGAGGAGATTTACATTTACAGGGAAAGTTAATCTACGTTCTGGATCGAATAAGATTAGTCTCCTGAGTGTGGCTGTCGGACTTCCA taCATTGGCGGACACTTTGAGACATGGAACACCGGCATCTTGGGTCCAGTTGCATTGCGGGGACTTGATCAGGGAAAATGGGATTTGTCTTGGGCAAAATGGACATACCAG GTTGGCCTTAAGGGAGAAGCCATGAATCTTGTCTCTCCAAGCAGTGTTTCTTCAGTTGACTGGACGAAGGGTTCACTTGTTGCACAAAAACAGCAGCCGCTAGCATGGCATAAG GCTTATTTTAGTGCACCTGATGGAGACGAACCGCTGGCTTTGGACATGAGTAGCATGGGCAAAGGCCAACTATGGGTTAATGGTCAGAGTCTTGGAAGATACTGGACTGCATATGCTGCTGGTGATTGCAGCGGTTGTAGTTACACGGGGATTTTCAAGCCTCAAAAGTGCCAAGTCGGATGTGGACAACCAACTCAGAGATG GTACCATTTACCACGGTCTTGGTTAAAACCAACTCAGAATCTCTTGGTACTTTTTGAAGAAATCGGAGGCGATCCCACGAGAATCATTCTCGTGAAGAGATCAGTGACGAGCGTTTGTGCAGATGTCGCTGAGTATCACCCGAATATCAAGAACTGGCAGGTGGAGAGCTATGGAAAAATGGAAGAGTTTCGCAAGCCAAGAGTTCACCTTCATTGTGGCCCCGGACAGTCCATTTCTTCCATCAAGTTTGCTAGCTTCGGGACTCCACTAGGAACCTGCGGGAGCTTTCAACAAGGAACTTGCCATGCTCCTACCTCATACACTGTCTTAGCAAAG AAGTGCATCGGGCAGCAGAGATGCTCAGTTACTATATCAAATCGTAACTTTGGGCGAGATCCGTGTCCCAACATATCAAAGCGGTTGTCAGTTGAAGCGATATGTGCCCCTTTGGATTAA
- the LOC105165746 gene encoding ribosomal RNA small subunit methyltransferase, mitochondrial, with protein sequence MLHRRKSLSDRLLNPSFGGQFLSRCLRKKSSRGYGDDVCRKSKAGKHGEQDEEKEGRVRLLKSRGQHLLTNPRVLDSIVRTSDIKPDDTVLEIGPGTGNLTLKLLEAARRVVAVEIDNRMVEILRKRAAERGFQDRLNIVSGDALKTKFPEFNLVVANIPYGISSPLLAKLVYGVNVNPFRSATLLLQKEFARRLLAKPGDSEFNRLAVNMKLVAELEFVMDVSKRDFVPCPKVDSSVIKIYPKSEIPDVDLEEWWAFTRTCFSKKNKTLGATLKQKRKLMELMKLSKAEVFADDGNPECHDDGDEECDSDEGSSDSSLNSGTGIGLFRTKIVRILGSGGFLEKRPSKLSNDELLQLLSLLNGAGIYFHDGTKKKDTCEAAFAACDDLL encoded by the exons atgcTGCATCGGCGAAAATCTCTTTCAGATCGTCTTCTCAATCCCAGTTTCGGTGGACAATTTCTCAGCCGGTGCCTCCGGAAGAAGTCCAGCCGTGGATACGGCGACGATGTATGCCGGAAAAGCAAGGCTGGGAAACATGGAGAGcaagatgaagaaaaagaagggagAGTGCGTCTGTTGAAGAGCCGAGGCCAGCATCTTCTAACCAACCCACGAGTGCTCGACTCCATTGTCCGTACTTCGGATATAAAACCCGATGACACTGTTTTGGAAATCGGGCCAGGCACTGGGAATCTCACGCTCAAGCTCCTTGAAGCTGCCAGGAGAGTTGTGGCGGTCGAAATCGACAACCGTATGGTCGAGATTCTGCGTAAACGTGCCGCTGAGAGAGGATTCCAGGACCGCCTCAAT ATTGTCAGTGGTGATGCGCTGAAAACCAAGTTTCCAGAATTTAATCTTGTTGTGGCGAACATTCCTTATGGTATATCGTCGCCGTTGTTGGCTAAATTGGTTTACGGGGTGAACGTAAATCCATTCAGAAGTGCCACACTATTGCTTCAGAAAGAATTTGCGAGGAGGCTATTAGCCAAGCCGGGCGACTCTGAGTTTAACAGATTAGCTGTGAACATGAAGCTGGTGGCTGAACTGGAGTTTGTGATGGACGTGAGCAAGAGGGACTTTGTACCATGTCCCAAGGTTGATTCTTCCGTCATCaaaatttatcctaaaagTGAAATCCCGGATGTAGACCTAGAGGAGTGGTGGGCGTTCACGAGAACTTGTTTCAGCAAGAAGAACAAAACGCTGGGTGCAACATTGAAGCAAAAGAGGAAGTTGATGGAGCTAATGAAATTGTCGAAAGCTGAAGTGTTTGCTGACGATGGTAATCCAGAGTGCCATGATGATGGGGATGAAGAATGCGATAGTGATGAAGGGAGCAGCGACTCGTCTTTGAACTCTGGAACTGGCATTGGGTTGTTTAGGACAAAAATCGTCAGGATTTTAGGATCTGGTGGATTTTTGGAGAAGAGGCCTTCAAAACTGTCTAATGATGAGCTTCTGCAGCTGCTGTCTCTGTTAAATGGAGCTGggatttactttcatgatggaacaaagaagaaagataCATGTGAAGCTGCTTTTGCTGCTTGTGATGATCTGCTGTAA